GGAAAAGCTTCTCCTCATAGGCTGAAGATAGGAGCACAAGGAATAGGTGAACTTCCGCACCACTCCCAGTTAATTCCTGAACTGtcctttctgttttcttttttctttctggcCAGTTTTTGTACCTCCTTTCTGCCTGCACCCTTGGAAGTGGCCAGTCTCACCACAAGTTCAGTGCAGCCCTGACTTGCAGTGGCAATGGGTGATTTAGACTTTTTTGTTGCAGCGATGATGACCGCGGAGTGTTCGGTGGTGGTGGCAGTGGGGACGTGGGCCTCCTGGGCAGTTCCTACTACAGCAACGGTCACGGCCGGCCCTCTTACTACAACCCACGCCCCCAGCCACACCACCACGACTTCTTTGCCAACTTCCGTGACTTTGCAGACATCAACACCCCCACCAAGTCATCCTACTCGCAGTACGTTGTCGTCTACGCCAACAAGAACGCGACAGGAGCAGCTTCCGCAGGCCGGCCCAAGAATATCATTGAGCAGCTGGCGCTGCTGGACAGTGAGCCAGCGTCCACACCTACATCGGCGTCCTCTGCAGTGTCGGCACCCCAGAAAAGCAAGAAGAAGCCTCTAAAGCCAGCGAAGGGCAAGGGCACAGTCCAGCGGCacgctgacaaggagggtaagccGGGCCGCAAGAAGGCTCCGGCGGAAGCGCCCAGCTACCAGAAGGACACCTATGAGCCTCTACTCGCACTCAGCTGAGTACCCACTCTGACGGCACCGTCACAACTGCCACAGTGTCCACTGCACGTAGTGGGCAGTCGCCGTCACACGTCCGGTGGACAAATTTTCCTCCAGGTGCAGGCAATGTTACAGTGGACAATTTACTTGCATGAACGGTGCTCTGTCTTGCCAGACTTGAGTTTGACAACCGTTGTACCTGAAACACACTGTACAGAGTGTGCAAGTCATAATGCCATAAATTCATTATGCTGAAGACTCAAATTAATAAAGATGTAGGCACATAACCCTCTCACACAACTGATACAGATCAAAAGTTTTCCAACAACTGTGCAGTTTCAATATGGGCCTCCTTAATGGCACATAGAAAAGCCTGTCTGCAGCCCTGCTCAGTTTTTCCCTCAGCCTGTGCTAACAATCCTAAAGTGATGGTACAGATGTTGTCAACTATTTGAAACTTGGTTCACATCTTCAATGCCGTGAGCTTTACTGGAAAAAACACATACCCTAGTGTAGCCTAAAAGAAGGTACTCTGAGACATTACACTTCAGGAACGTGTTGGCTGCAGTATAAGATCCGTGTGCAAGCCCATTTGAGTAGTCTTTCTAGGTCCACTAATGCTGATGTATTCTCTGCAAGTGACTGTGGTGCAATTACCTGCCTATACACCCATTGTCTTTCTTGCATGGTTTATACATGGCTCCAGTGGCCACAAGTGTCTATGCTATGCTTTTATCCATTCTATCTGTTGTTGATTTGTGGTACATGTGATGAAACTTCCTTTGTACCAAACTTGTGGATGAAATCAAGCATATCACACCACAACATGTTTGTTCTCCTCATGAATATTGTTCTAGTAACACACGAACCTGATTTATCCTAAAGAGCAGACTTTAAACAAACCAACCATAAAATAATCTTTTAAGACCCTCCGAGTTATGTGAGAGTTGCATATCCATACCTTTATTACTTTTGACCCTAGATCACAGTGAAATTATGGCATTATGAGTCAGACATCCTGTATAAAGATTAGTATGCAAAGAGCATTTGAGGCTATTGAAGTGACGAGCAGGAGACAAGTCTCAGCCTGAAATTTTAGCAGCATTTCACCATTTCTGTACTCCAAGCACTAGAGTGGTCCTGTATGTTCTTTTATGAGCACTGGAAACAACAGTGAGTGTGTTCCACAAATCACCTTCATTCACCAGCAATTTTTTTCACTCATTTTTTGTGGAATTAAAATGCTCAAGATATGGAATGCTATTTATATTTTATTCATCAACATTAGTCATGTATTTCTCATTCTCAGTAAAGTGACAGAACTTTGGTCAGGGTAAGATGCTCTCCATTTAGATGATGGCTCAAAAACTTATGAAATATACACATTTATAGTTTTCTTTTTTGTACATATGAGAATGTTTCAGAAGAGTATCAAACTGGATACATTAGATTTTCTCCAAAGATTCTGTGCATTAGGCACCACATGGCATATGTAAATCGAAAAACAAGCGATGCAACTGCACTGTACAAAATATCAACAGTCACAGTAGAAACAAAAGCCCCAGAATGGATCATACTATGAACACATTTATTTTGTGTGAGGAAAGCGAGGGCACTGTAACTGAAATTGATCATCAGCTCACTTTCTAAGTGACTCTGGAGGAATGGAGTGAATGAAGAAATGGCATTTAGCTTACTGAATTAATCCAGTTGGCATTTTTCTGGAGTGGTTTTATAGAAAATGCACTAGGGGAAACCAGAATGACctgataatatttaaataaagctccttcaatttttttttatttttttttttacttttccctCATATGAAGCAATATATAAATGCATTAGAAGGTTATTATTCTCTGACTAAGCAAAGTAAATTACTCCGCATGCATTAATAGCTGCAAACTTCAATCACATAATATCAACCTTCACAGCAACTGGCCCACAGGACTCTCAAAACAATGATAGTATCTTTCTTCATTTCAACCCAGAACCATtgcaaaacaaaatgaaatgaaatgcaaaaacattttgtgcAGCAATTCAGTGGTATGACCTAGTCAAAAAAATGAGTATAACAAGATTCACACGATCAGATTAAAGGAGTTATTTATGCATTACTGATAATCAGTTAAGTGTCTTCTGTGTCCCATTGTTTCAGAAAGGTTTACCTGCAAAGTATTTCAGTTTGCAGCAGTTGCTAGAATAATTCATTGTAAATTATAGACTCTTACCATCTCATTTCAAGATAATGTGAGTGTAGTTCTGattttcattcactcattcattcatgcACTTCACTAAAATTGTTTAATTTAAGCTCTCGGTGAAAGAGTTAATGCAATTCTCTATTTTCAAGGTGCAGCAATAAAATTGAGGCAGTGTTTGTCATAGTTTCCTTTCCTCAAATAAAGAAACATCCAAGATGACTTGAGAGGTTAAATAAATATGCATCAGatagcataaaaatatttcacacattgtGTGTTTGCTCATAtgtgaatttttaattatttattatgattttgttGCACCCAATTTCAAAGCACATGCTTTCAAATACACACACCACACCTCTGCATCTCACATGCTTACACTGGACACAATTTACCACAAAACTGAAAATATTGCTGTTAGTCCTATCcacactgaaaaatgaaaatcaATGTATATGCATTTTATATGATGATCATTACCATAAGACGTGGAACGAAATAGCTAATGGGAATACAGTCAAGAGTATTTCAACCATGTCTACAGCATATTTTCTTTAATTCCACGGTTGTTATGAGGACAACAAAATATGTTGAGTCATACTTTGTAGTTTTTATGCAGTGCACTGAGATTTAATCATCTGCAAATATTGTTATTCTTTATTGTTGATTTTTGTAATTAAACAGTCAAATTTcataaaaatacatataaattaaagTAAGAGAAAGTGTGTTTCATTTGTTCACTTATACCTTTGTTATTACttcaaataatggaaactccaggttggaatatcaaaaatataaggaaaagatgtattgctacttaccatacagatgacacattaagttgcagacaggcacatagaagTATCATGATATGTACAAACTATTTTTGATGGATGGACACTGATTTGATAATGTCAAGTTTTGGATTGATACAGAAGTGTGGAAATATGTGGAACAGGCAACTACTAATCTCCAAGATGAAGTATTTATAAGTCATAATGGCCCCTAAATCCCATCATGAAGGAAAGACTTCAGGGACATGGAACAagtcaagttatacattaacagcCAGAAACAACCACTCCAGTACAGTATACAAAAAACAAATTATGGCTACCATTAATCTACTGAAACTGATAGTTTTGGTAATTACTTCAAGATTACTttacgtatgcgtgtttggagaaAAACACCTACCTTGtgggggagaagggagagggggtggagagaaGTCATCCCTTCTCCTACTAtactactcagctgctgttttcatcTAAAACTTTCAACAAAGCAATTCTGTAACATTacatgggccactgtcaactgccATTGTAATGGCAAAGTTACAATCAGAGTAATACAAATAT
This sequence is a window from Schistocerca americana isolate TAMUIC-IGC-003095 chromosome 4, iqSchAmer2.1, whole genome shotgun sequence. Protein-coding genes within it:
- the LOC124613312 gene encoding uncharacterized protein LOC124613312, whose protein sequence is MVLNGRWKVAALTSDDSLEGAGAGDGPDPQQDDPEASDQQFFPSFAPLFQPLGHSRPQLLFQEPAHSQRPSSLLRPQHNSFLGYHPHAHAHHQQQQPPTAFGAGYLRATATGPASGPGPGPGVGVGAGPTAAAAGAAPASNLLGSGNFGVIRGGTFYNNDDDRGVFGGGGSGDVGLLGSSYYSNGHGRPSYYNPRPQPHHHDFFANFRDFADINTPTKSSYSQYVVVYANKNATGAASAGRPKNIIEQLALLDSEPASTPTSASSAVSAPQKSKKKPLKPAKGKGTVQRHADKEGKPGRKKAPAEAPSYQKDTYEPLLALS